The proteins below come from a single Edaphobacter acidisoli genomic window:
- the lptE gene encoding LPS assembly lipoprotein LptE has protein sequence MKPRLLTLFLLTLLTGCGYHQAGSATHIPANVRTLAVPIFTTQTQAFHTEMAFTQAVIRELNTRTRYHIINSANPDADATLTGTILSQTVAPLTYDASTGQSSSYLLSITARVVLTAHDGHVLYRNDRILYREQYQSTQDLNGFIQEDNAAVNRIAKDFAQAVVSDMLESF, from the coding sequence ATGAAGCCCCGCCTGCTCACCCTCTTTCTGCTCACGCTACTCACCGGCTGCGGCTACCACCAGGCCGGCTCCGCGACGCACATCCCGGCCAACGTCCGCACTCTCGCCGTGCCCATCTTCACCACGCAAACGCAGGCCTTCCACACCGAGATGGCCTTCACCCAGGCCGTCATCCGCGAGCTCAACACCCGCACCCGCTACCACATCATCAACTCGGCCAATCCTGACGCCGACGCCACCCTCACCGGCACCATCCTCTCCCAAACCGTCGCTCCGCTCACCTACGACGCCTCCACCGGCCAGTCCTCCAGCTACCTCCTCAGCATCACCGCCCGCGTCGTCCTCACCGCGCACGACGGCCACGTCCTCTACCGCAACGACCGCATCCTCTACCGCGAGCAGTACCAGTCCACGCAAGACCTCAACGGCTTCATCCAGGAAGATAACGCCGCCGTCAACCGCATCGCAAAAGACTTCGCCCAGGCCGTCGTAAGCGATATGCTGGAGTCGTTCTGA
- the ftsH gene encoding ATP-dependent zinc metalloprotease FtsH: MNSTVRQILIWVFMAACLVFLWQFVVKSTGTGQEKNVSLTQLLNDSDAGKISDITVNGEEVTGHYRDDAKNQFHTIIPANYPDLYKSLRDHGVSITVKDTSSNGWITFLLQLAPFALFLGLWFFFIRQMQSGGNKAMSFGKSRARLLSMQQKKITFKDVAGVDEAKEELKEIIEFLREAQKFQRLGGRIPKGVLLVGPPGTGKTLLARAVAGEANVPFFSISGSDFVEMFVGVGASRVRDLFEQGKKNAPCIIFIDEIDAVGRHRGAGLGGGHDEREQTLNQLLVEMDGFESNDGVILIAATNRADVLDPALLRPGRFDRRVIVDRPDIKGREEVLRVHAKKVPLAEDVDLPILARGTPGFSGADLANMVNEAALTAARFNRKSVHMYDFEVAKDKVMMGAERKSMLLSDDDKKDTAYHEAGHVLVAAKRKHSDPLHKVTIIPRGMALGVTMHLPEEDKHTVTKDYLETQLAILMGGRCAEEIFMGRKTTGAGNDIVRATELARKMVCEFGMSDLGPLTYGKKEQEVFLGRDLAQPRDYSDDTAKQIDVAVRAFVDMAYKSAYEILEQNADVMHRMAHALIDRETLDKNEIDLLIAGKELPPFKSPLAFADPNEPQKVIKPEVRKPGFGDSQPSPA; encoded by the coding sequence TTGAACTCGACCGTTCGCCAAATTCTAATCTGGGTGTTCATGGCCGCCTGCCTTGTCTTCCTTTGGCAGTTTGTGGTCAAAAGCACAGGCACAGGCCAGGAAAAGAACGTCAGCCTGACGCAGTTGCTCAATGACTCTGATGCAGGCAAGATCAGCGACATCACCGTCAACGGCGAAGAGGTCACGGGCCACTACCGCGACGACGCGAAGAACCAGTTCCACACCATCATCCCGGCCAACTACCCCGACCTCTACAAGTCGCTCCGCGACCACGGCGTCAGCATCACGGTCAAGGACACCAGCTCGAACGGCTGGATCACCTTCCTGCTTCAGCTCGCGCCCTTCGCTCTGTTCCTCGGACTCTGGTTCTTCTTCATTCGCCAGATGCAGTCCGGCGGCAACAAGGCCATGAGCTTCGGCAAGTCCCGCGCCCGTCTGCTCTCCATGCAGCAGAAGAAGATTACGTTCAAAGACGTGGCCGGTGTAGACGAGGCCAAAGAAGAGCTCAAGGAGATCATCGAATTTCTCCGTGAAGCGCAGAAGTTCCAGCGCCTCGGCGGCCGCATCCCCAAGGGCGTTCTGCTCGTCGGGCCTCCGGGAACCGGCAAGACCCTGCTCGCCCGCGCAGTCGCCGGCGAAGCCAACGTTCCCTTCTTCTCCATCTCCGGCTCGGACTTCGTCGAGATGTTCGTCGGCGTCGGCGCATCGCGCGTCCGCGACCTCTTCGAACAGGGCAAGAAAAACGCTCCCTGCATCATCTTCATCGACGAGATCGACGCCGTCGGCCGTCACCGTGGCGCTGGCCTCGGCGGCGGACACGACGAGCGCGAGCAGACCCTGAATCAGCTCCTCGTCGAGATGGACGGCTTCGAATCCAACGACGGCGTCATTCTCATCGCCGCCACCAACCGCGCCGACGTGCTCGACCCGGCCCTGCTCCGTCCCGGCCGCTTCGACCGCCGCGTCATCGTCGATCGCCCCGATATCAAGGGCCGCGAAGAGGTCCTGCGCGTCCACGCCAAGAAAGTCCCGCTGGCCGAAGACGTCGATCTGCCGATCCTCGCCCGCGGCACCCCAGGCTTCAGCGGCGCCGACCTCGCCAACATGGTCAACGAGGCCGCCCTCACCGCCGCCCGCTTCAACCGCAAGTCGGTCCACATGTACGACTTTGAAGTGGCCAAAGACAAGGTCATGATGGGAGCCGAGCGCAAGTCCATGCTGCTCTCCGACGACGACAAGAAAGACACGGCCTACCACGAAGCGGGCCACGTCCTCGTCGCCGCCAAGCGCAAGCACTCCGACCCGCTCCACAAGGTCACCATCATCCCGCGCGGCATGGCACTCGGCGTCACCATGCACCTGCCCGAAGAGGATAAGCACACCGTCACCAAGGACTACCTCGAAACCCAGCTCGCCATCCTCATGGGCGGCCGCTGCGCCGAGGAGATCTTCATGGGCCGCAAGACCACCGGCGCAGGCAACGACATCGTCCGCGCCACCGAGCTGGCCCGCAAGATGGTCTGCGAATTCGGCATGAGCGACCTCGGTCCGCTCACCTACGGCAAGAAGGAGCAGGAGGTCTTCCTCGGCCGCGATCTCGCCCAGCCCCGCGACTACTCCGACGACACCGCCAAGCAGATTGACGTTGCCGTCCGCGCCTTCGTAGACATGGCCTACAAATCCGCCTACGAGATTCTTGAGCAGAACGCCGATGTCATGCACCGCATGGCCCATGCTTTGATCGATCGCGAGACCCTCGACAAGAACGAGATCGACCTGCTCATCGCGGGCAAGGAGCTTCCGCCGTTCAAGTCTCCGCTAGCCTTCGCAGACCCGAACGAGCCGCAAAAGGTCATCAAGCCCGAAGTCCGCAAACCCGGCTTCGGCGACAGCCAGCCCTCACCGGCATAA